From the Mycobacterium sp. 155 genome, the window AGCACCCCAATATGACCACCATCCCGCCTGAAGACATCCCGTCACAGCTGTCGAAGGCCAGCGATGCCATCGAGGCGGCGACCGGTCAGCGGCCGAAGCTGTTCCGCACCGCAGGCGGGCTGATCAACGACGCGGTGCTGGCTGAGGCCAAGAAGCAGGGGCTGGCCGACATCAACTGGGACGTCATCCCGTTCGACTGGGCCAACGACTCGAATACCGCGGCCACCCGGTACATGTTGATGACTCAGATCAAGCCCAACTCGGTGGTGCTCTTCCACGACACCTACTCATCCACCGTCGATCTGGTACAGCAGTTCATCCCGGTGCTCAAGGCCAATGACTACCACCTGGTGACGGTCACCCACCTCCTCGGGCCCCGGGAGCCGGGCACCAGCTACGGCAGCCGCGAGAACGGTCCACCCGTCAACGGCCTGCAGGACATTCCGCCCGCCGTCATCCCGGAGTTGCCGGCGACGCCGTCGCCGGCACCGATGCCGAACTTCCCGATCACCGACATCCCCGGTGCCAACTCCGGTGGGGTGAACAACGGGGCGTAAGTCGGTGAGACACGCGTCGCACCCGCTAGAGGACCAAAGACCCTAACCCGATCGCGCGTCGGGGACGACGCTGGTGGCATGCCCGACACCATGCTTGACAGCGCCACCATCGTCAAAGCCGTTCAGCTGGCCTCGCGTGCCCCCTCGCTGCACAACACTCAACCATGGCGGTGGGTGTACACCTCCGGCGCGGACACAAGCAGCGCAAGCAGCTTCGACCTGGAACTGCACCTCGATCCGGAACGGGTGGTGCGCTCCACGGACCGTTCGGCGCGGGAGGCTGTCATCAGCTGCGGGGTGATGTTGGACCATGTCGTGGTCGCTATGGCCGCCGCCGGCTGGGCTGCCGACGTCGAGCGGTTCCCCGACCCGAGTCACCCGGACCACCTGGCGACGCTGCAGTTCAGCCCGCTGGGTTTCGTTACCGATGCTCACCGGCGGCGCGCCGACGCGATTCTGGCCCGTCGCACCGACCGGCTGCCGCTGGCCGCGCCACCGGACTGGGAATCCTTCGAGCCGATGCTGCGGACCTGGCTGGACACCGGGCCGGTGCACTTGGACGTGCTGACCGACGACATGCGGTCGGAGGTGGCCGAGGCCGCCATGCTCAGCGAGTCCCTGCGGCTCTACGACTCCGGTTACCACGCTGATCTGGCTTGGTGGACAACGCCTTTCGCGACAAAGGATGGCATCCCTCAGAGCGCGCTGGTCTCGGCGGCCGAAAGCGAACGCGTTGCGCTGTCCCGGGCGTTCCCCGTCACTGCTCACACCGATCGGCGCCTGGCCATCGCCGACGACGCGGCACGTGTCGTTGTGCTGTCGACCGACGGCTTCAGCCGCGCGGACGCGTTGGACGGCGGTGAAGCGCTGTCGATGGTGCTGTTGGAGGCCACGATGTCAGGCCTGGCGACCTGCCCGGTGACGCAGATGACCGAGCTGCATGCCAGCCGTGACATCGTCGCGACCCTGATCGGTCGGGACGCCTGCCCACAGGTTCTG encodes:
- a CDS encoding polysaccharide deacetylase family protein encodes the protein MARLPDSQAWRWTVVGIFVAVVVLVGGALTGHIRKASADDVDCAVEKCVAFTFDDGPSPYTDRLLKILQDNDAKATFFEIGNKVAANPAGAKRVVEAGMELGQHTWEHPNMTTIPPEDIPSQLSKASDAIEAATGQRPKLFRTAGGLINDAVLAEAKKQGLADINWDVIPFDWANDSNTAATRYMLMTQIKPNSVVLFHDTYSSTVDLVQQFIPVLKANDYHLVTVTHLLGPREPGTSYGSRENGPPVNGLQDIPPAVIPELPATPSPAPMPNFPITDIPGANSGGVNNGA
- a CDS encoding NAD(P)H nitroreductase, producing the protein MPDTMLDSATIVKAVQLASRAPSLHNTQPWRWVYTSGADTSSASSFDLELHLDPERVVRSTDRSAREAVISCGVMLDHVVVAMAAAGWAADVERFPDPSHPDHLATLQFSPLGFVTDAHRRRADAILARRTDRLPLAAPPDWESFEPMLRTWLDTGPVHLDVLTDDMRSEVAEAAMLSESLRLYDSGYHADLAWWTTPFATKDGIPQSALVSAAESERVALSRAFPVTAHTDRRLAIADDAARVVVLSTDGFSRADALDGGEALSMVLLEATMSGLATCPVTQMTELHASRDIVATLIGRDACPQVLVRIGLAPVLEEVPPPTPRRPVTDFLTIA